One genomic region from Puniceicoccaceae bacterium encodes:
- a CDS encoding tetratricopeptide repeat protein — MMRGWQQAHGRRWRGRLAMIIGLGVHAVMPCFLLAQSEEIPVSLQPINDAHRIADQDAVLKLMSAKSAVEFGFASIATPLFEQLLEESEALDAEVVEEARYHLVLSLLNQGNVSRARLHLDPELIGDSPRLALADLLLAYAEQVPTDELEQRLSTLAGVDFGADQVWLPVMRAVIAIRRGNLEQGRRIVDGALAEAATTFQRSWIELLIWREEIQSGEANESLLISLRSQIENAVNPLIASQLTQQYAIVLHALGRDSDAIRMIEQQLPLLGDANRDQRDRMLMLLAIISGRQSGRTQVAIDEILLNGRSERIRSMAFYHWLATLEFSDPSTRQTLQQLRDSRPNDPLRHEIAYALALSHFYSGNLNQSQVWTDSILESDASASLKMSALRVLIAVCWSQNPPQYRLAAEHLLRLRRLTQVDADRFRQTLLIADSYYLNGDFENAIPYYRGLLDENLSPRMRNELLYKITDSMLKLGNVDGARPILDRFHDEQPALSELIWGSEWNFNLHLVKVDRLDEAIVRMEQLRDRIQSVAGEGWSQMARLRVGWLLGFLNFQKQDYAEANRAIELALNSYESLPVQTREPLSVLGDELMLLSARCHFADEQSEAAEALIEQIRERGNSTTSAASYIVEARFHLSQGENLEAQRALTELADRYPDSEYAPVALYEAAISMEMRLSENSDQEAITLYDRISTQFPDHPLNFIAKLRQGDLLRKSNQFALAISFYENVLQDYRDDPRLYLVEMAMGESYLAMGSTRADYTDQASRIFERIFDRTHLPIELRIEAGAKAATALEKVGRGFRAQDILWRVVSLVTLDAGSSQNMGASGKYWLSRALLQLADYLIANDAAHELDRLTELADLLRIPGANLIRNKL; from the coding sequence ATGATGAGAGGATGGCAACAGGCGCACGGGCGCCGCTGGCGAGGCAGGCTCGCAATGATCATTGGGCTTGGTGTCCATGCGGTGATGCCGTGCTTTCTGCTGGCTCAGAGTGAGGAGATTCCAGTCAGTCTGCAACCGATCAATGATGCTCACCGTATCGCGGATCAGGATGCAGTGCTCAAGCTCATGAGTGCAAAATCAGCTGTCGAATTTGGCTTTGCATCAATCGCGACGCCCCTGTTCGAACAACTGCTTGAGGAGAGTGAAGCATTGGATGCTGAAGTCGTGGAAGAGGCCAGGTATCACCTCGTTCTAAGTCTGTTGAACCAGGGAAATGTTTCACGCGCACGCTTACATCTCGACCCGGAACTCATCGGTGACTCACCTCGCCTGGCGTTGGCGGATTTGCTGCTGGCCTATGCGGAGCAGGTGCCGACCGATGAACTGGAGCAACGCTTGTCGACCCTCGCAGGTGTCGATTTTGGAGCGGATCAGGTCTGGTTGCCGGTGATGCGGGCCGTGATTGCGATTCGTCGTGGCAATCTGGAGCAAGGGCGTCGTATTGTCGATGGTGCGCTGGCAGAAGCTGCGACGACGTTTCAACGCTCATGGATCGAACTGCTCATCTGGCGGGAAGAGATTCAAAGCGGCGAAGCCAACGAGTCGCTGCTGATATCACTCCGCTCCCAGATTGAAAACGCGGTTAATCCTCTCATTGCTTCCCAATTGACACAGCAGTATGCCATTGTGCTGCATGCGCTCGGGAGAGACAGCGATGCCATACGGATGATCGAGCAACAGCTTCCGTTGCTGGGGGATGCCAACCGGGACCAGCGGGATCGAATGTTGATGCTGTTGGCCATTATTTCGGGCAGACAGTCAGGGCGCACACAGGTAGCGATTGATGAAATCCTGCTCAACGGAAGATCGGAACGCATCCGCTCCATGGCGTTCTACCACTGGTTGGCTACTTTGGAATTCTCAGATCCCTCGACTCGGCAGACACTGCAGCAGCTGCGGGACTCTCGTCCGAATGATCCATTGCGGCACGAAATCGCCTATGCCCTTGCGCTGAGTCATTTTTACTCTGGGAACCTGAATCAGTCGCAGGTCTGGACGGACAGCATCCTGGAGTCGGATGCCAGTGCTTCTCTAAAAATGAGTGCGCTTCGGGTACTGATTGCGGTTTGCTGGAGCCAGAATCCGCCCCAGTACCGCCTGGCAGCAGAGCACCTGTTGCGCTTGCGTCGCCTCACTCAGGTGGATGCAGACCGCTTTCGTCAAACGCTGCTGATTGCAGACAGCTATTACCTCAATGGAGATTTTGAGAACGCAATTCCCTATTACCGCGGATTGCTGGACGAAAACCTGAGTCCCCGCATGCGCAACGAGCTGCTCTACAAAATTACGGACTCGATGCTGAAACTCGGGAACGTCGATGGTGCGCGACCGATCCTCGACCGATTTCACGATGAACAACCCGCACTGAGTGAGCTGATCTGGGGCAGCGAGTGGAACTTCAACCTGCACCTGGTCAAGGTGGATCGTCTCGATGAGGCGATTGTGCGCATGGAGCAGTTGCGGGATCGCATTCAGTCCGTTGCAGGAGAGGGCTGGAGCCAAATGGCAAGATTACGCGTGGGTTGGTTGCTCGGCTTTCTCAACTTTCAAAAACAAGACTATGCCGAGGCAAATCGTGCAATTGAGCTGGCTTTGAACTCCTACGAATCGCTCCCTGTACAAACGCGGGAACCCCTTTCTGTACTCGGTGACGAACTGATGTTGCTCTCCGCACGATGCCATTTTGCAGATGAACAATCCGAAGCGGCAGAAGCCCTGATTGAGCAGATTCGTGAGCGCGGTAATTCGACTACCTCAGCGGCAAGTTACATTGTCGAAGCTCGTTTTCACCTCTCTCAGGGGGAAAATTTGGAGGCTCAGCGTGCGTTGACAGAACTCGCAGACCGATATCCAGACAGCGAATATGCACCAGTTGCACTTTATGAAGCTGCCATCAGCATGGAGATGAGGTTGAGCGAAAATTCGGATCAGGAGGCTATTACGCTGTATGACCGCATTTCCACGCAGTTTCCTGATCACCCGCTCAATTTCATTGCCAAACTTCGACAGGGTGACCTGCTGCGCAAGTCGAATCAGTTCGCGCTGGCAATCTCCTTCTATGAGAATGTCTTACAGGACTACCGTGACGATCCCAGACTGTATTTGGTAGAAATGGCGATGGGGGAGAGCTACCTTGCAATGGGTTCCACCCGCGCCGACTACACCGACCAGGCCTCCCGCATCTTTGAACGCATCTTTGATCGCACCCATCTGCCCATCGAACTGCGAATCGAAGCAGGGGCCAAGGCTGCGACTGCGCTCGAAAAAGTGGGAAGGGGATTTCGTGCACAGGACATTCTTTGGCGCGTGGTATCGCTGGTGACACTGGATGCAGGATCAAGCCAGAACATGGGTGCGTCTGGCAAATACTGGCTGTCACGCGCACTGCTGCAGCTTGCGGATTACCTCATTGCAAACGATGCCGCGCATGAACTGGATCGTCTGACAGAACTGGCAGACTTGCTGCGCATTCCCGGCGCGAATTTGATACGGAACAAACTATGA
- a CDS encoding MotA/TolQ/ExbB proton channel family protein: MSIDISIIQQGGPMMWLLLATSVVGFVLFVERLFFLHKGHINTNSFVEGISNIVKKRRLVEALTICEENPGPISNIIKSALLHYDEPKEKLFDAVQTAALVEIPYLQRRIGTLAVIARVAPLFGLMGTLLSIMNTFSQLQQDGAYANAADYAGFLAQALITTIFGVGIAIMAQLAHHFLHGRFRALVHDIEWVGHDMIQLITNLDDLDPHGEEAKRDA; the protein is encoded by the coding sequence ATGAGCATTGATATTTCCATCATCCAGCAGGGCGGACCAATGATGTGGTTATTGCTGGCGACGAGTGTTGTCGGATTTGTCCTCTTTGTAGAACGCCTGTTTTTTCTGCACAAAGGACACATCAATACCAATTCCTTCGTGGAGGGGATCAGCAATATCGTCAAAAAGCGCCGACTTGTTGAGGCACTGACAATTTGTGAGGAAAATCCCGGACCCATTTCCAATATCATCAAATCGGCTCTACTCCACTATGATGAACCCAAGGAGAAGCTGTTTGATGCCGTGCAGACCGCAGCACTGGTCGAAATCCCATACCTGCAGCGCCGCATCGGAACCCTCGCTGTCATTGCCCGCGTGGCACCGCTTTTTGGACTGATGGGAACTCTGCTTTCGATCATGAATACCTTTTCTCAACTGCAGCAGGATGGGGCCTATGCGAATGCAGCCGACTACGCTGGTTTCCTCGCCCAGGCCCTGATCACAACCATCTTCGGAGTTGGTATTGCGATCATGGCACAGCTCGCTCATCACTTTCTGCATGGTCGCTTCCGTGCATTGGTACACGACATTGAATGGGTGGGACACGACATGATCCAGCTCATCACCAATCTTGACGATCTCGATCCGCATGGCGAAGAAGCAAAAAGAGACGCTTAG